The Micromonospora sp. NBC_00421 DNA window CCGGTTGGCCTCGCCGTCGATGGGCAACGAGAACGTCATCCCCCCATCCTGCCCCCTCGACGCGGCGCGGCCCGGCGAACACCACTGGTGTCCACCGGGCCGCAGGTGAGGTCGCGTCAGTTCACCACGAAGAGCAGCCGGTTCGGCGAGCCCGAGCCGGGGTTGGTCACCACGCCGGTGGTGGCGCTGCCGGTCAGGGAGCTGGCCACCTGGGCGGGGGTGTAGGAGGGGTTGGCCGACAGGACCAGGGCGGCGGCGCCGGCGACGTGCGGGGACGCCATCGAGGTGCCGCTGATCGAGTTGGTGGCGCTGTCGTTGGTGTTCCAGGACGACGTGATGCTCGACCCGGGGGCGAAGAGGTCGACGCAGGTGCCGTAGTTGGAGTAGGAGGCCCGCGCGTCGGTGCTGGTGGTGGCGCCGACGGTGATCGCCGAGGCGACCCGTGCCGGCGAGGAGTTGCAGGCGTTGGCGCTGGAGTTGCCGGCCGCCAGCGCGTACGTGACGCCCGAGCTGATCGAGTTGGCCACCGCGTTGTCGAGGGCGGTGCTGGCCCCGCCGCCGAGGCTCATGTTGGCCACCGCCGGCTTGACCGCGTTGGCGGTCACCCAGTTGACGCCGTTGACCACACCGGTGGTGCTGCCGCTGCCGGCGCAGTTGAGCACCTTCACCGCGATCAGCCGGACGCCCTTGGCCACACCGTACTTGGTGCCGCCGACGGTGCCGGCGACGTGGGTGCCGTGGCCGTTGCAGTCGGTGTTGTTGGAGTCGACCGTGTTGGTGCCCCAGGTGGCCCGCCCGCCGAAGTCGGTGTGGGTGGTCCGGATGCCGGTGTCGATGATGTACGCCCGCACGTTGGTGGCCGTGTTCGGGTAGGTGTAGCTGGAGTTCAGCGGCAGGTTGCGCTGGTCGATCCGGTCCAGGCCCCAGGACGGCGGGTTGGTCTGGGTCGCCTGGACGGTAAGCACCCGGTCCTGCTCCACGTAGGCCACCGCCGGGTCGGCGGCGAGCCGGCGGGCCTGGCTGGCGCTCATCTTC harbors:
- a CDS encoding S8 family peptidase, yielding MSDVSVPRRRAIRAVAVAAAAAAFSVAAGAPALAAPTGQIRYDSAPGAISGSYLVVLKGDAVGAANSRAAHTAVPDRAASLTKRYGGNVADVYSAALTGFSAKMSASQARRLAADPAVAYVEQDRVLTVQATQTNPPSWGLDRIDQRNLPLNSSYTYPNTATNVRAYIIDTGIRTTHTDFGGRATWGTNTVDSNNTDCNGHGTHVAGTVGGTKYGVAKGVRLIAVKVLNCAGSGSTTGVVNGVNWVTANAVKPAVANMSLGGGASTALDNAVANSISSGVTYALAAGNSSANACNSSPARVASAITVGATTSTDARASYSNYGTCVDLFAPGSSITSSWNTNDSATNSISGTSMASPHVAGAAALVLSANPSYTPAQVASSLTGSATTGVVTNPGSGSPNRLLFVVN